TTGACATGCTTCACAACAGACCGAAAGTCTCCTTCAAAGTGGACGACAAAAACAGAAAACTCCACGAGGAAATTGTCTACCCATACTGGATAGGCAAATCTCACAGAGAAAAGGTTATGATGCACATGACCGACCAGTGGAAAAATGCATACGAAGCTGGTGTATTTACCGAATTTCAGGAGCAGAGAGCCCCCGGTCACACTGTGCTGGGCGGGAAAGTATTCAAAACAGGTCTGCAAGGACTGAAAGAAGAAGTTATCGAAGCTCAGGCTAAACTTGACTTCTATAATGACCCTGAAGCATTTGATAAAAACGAAGAACTTAAAGCTATGCTTATTGCAGCGGATACAATGATAAACTTCGCTGAACGCAATGCAAAAGCTCTTAAAATAATGGCTGATGCTGAGCCTGACACAAAACGTAAGCTTGAACTTCAGGAGATGAGCTCCATCTGCTCACGTGTGCCTAAAAATGCCCCTGAAAGCTTCTGGGAAGCTCTTCAGCTTTACTGGTTTCTGCACATAGGCGTTGTTACAGAGACAAACCCATGGGACGCTTTTAATCCCGGCAGACTCGACCAGCACCTCTACCCATTTTACAAAGCAGACCTAGAGGCAGGACGCATAACAGAAGAGAGCGCAAAAGAACTTCTAGGCTCTTTCTGGGTCAAATTCAACAACCATCCTGCTCCGCCTAAAGTAGGTGTAACGGCTAAGGAATCAAACACTTATACTGATTTTGCTCTTATTAACATAGGCGGTGTCACCCCCGAAGGGAAAGACGCTGTGAACGAACTTTCATATGTTCTGCTGGACGTCATAGAGGATATGAGGCTTCTTCAGCCCAGCTCTATGGTACAGATATCTAAAAAGAACCCTGACAGATTTCTGAAACGTGCCCTGCACATAGTTAAAACAGGATTCGGTCAGCCTTCAATATTCAACACAGACGCCATTATTCAGGAACTTCTGAGACAGGGGAAAGATATTGTAGACGCCAGAAACGGTGGTGCTTCCGGATGTGTTGAGACAGGAGCATTCGGTACTGAATCATATATTCTTTCAGGATATTTTAATCTGGCAAAAGTTCTTGAGCTTACTTTGTATGCAGGCTATGACAAACGCACAGAAAAACAGATAGGTCTTGCTATCCCAGCGGATTTCAAAACATTTGATGACCTTATGGATGCATACCAGAAACAGCTTAATTACTTTATAGATATAAAAATACGAGGCAATGTTGTAATCGAACGCCTTTATGCGGAAAATATCCCCGTGCCGTTCCTCAGCCTTCTTGTCGAAGACTGTATCAAAAACGGAAAAGACTATAACAACGGCGGCGCAAGATACAACACAACCTACATTCAGGGGGTCGGTCTCGGTTCCACTACAGACTCACTTGCTTCATTGAAATATAATGTGTTCGACAAACAGATCATCAGCCTTGCTGACCTTAAAAAAGCCATGGACGCAGACTATGAAGGCTATGGGGATCTTCGCGCTCTACTGCTGGAGGACACTC
This window of the Denitrovibrio acetiphilus DSM 12809 genome carries:
- the hypD gene encoding trans-4-hydroxy-L-proline dehydratase; protein product: MTERIKRLRRESLDAVETVSSERGVLLTEFFKSGAADGYSVPVQRAKAFYYIMDKKELWFQDGELIVGERGPRAKATPTYPEVCIHSKEDFDMLHNRPKVSFKVDDKNRKLHEEIVYPYWIGKSHREKVMMHMTDQWKNAYEAGVFTEFQEQRAPGHTVLGGKVFKTGLQGLKEEVIEAQAKLDFYNDPEAFDKNEELKAMLIAADTMINFAERNAKALKIMADAEPDTKRKLELQEMSSICSRVPKNAPESFWEALQLYWFLHIGVVTETNPWDAFNPGRLDQHLYPFYKADLEAGRITEESAKELLGSFWVKFNNHPAPPKVGVTAKESNTYTDFALINIGGVTPEGKDAVNELSYVLLDVIEDMRLLQPSSMVQISKKNPDRFLKRALHIVKTGFGQPSIFNTDAIIQELLRQGKDIVDARNGGASGCVETGAFGTESYILSGYFNLAKVLELTLYAGYDKRTEKQIGLAIPADFKTFDDLMDAYQKQLNYFIDIKIRGNVVIERLYAENIPVPFLSLLVEDCIKNGKDYNNGGARYNTTYIQGVGLGSTTDSLASLKYNVFDKQIISLADLKKAMDADYEGYGDLRALLLEDTPKYGNDDDYADDLTKEIFEIFFKSVNGRPNTKNGVHRINMLPTTSHVYFGSVIGALPEGRKAGLPLSEGISPVQGADRHGPTAVIKSASKIDHLRTGGTLLNQRFSKEFMHTDEGIENVCRLVRSYFRMDGHHIQFNVLDEKTLRDAQKKPENYRDLIVRVAGYSDYFVDITDELQEEIIKRTEHESAY